The following are from one region of the Flavobacteriaceae bacterium UJ101 genome:
- the yfiC|trmX gene encoding tRNA(1)(Val) (adenine(37)-N(6))-methyltransferase (Specifically methylates the adenine in position 37 of tRNA(1)(Val) (anticodon cmo5UAC); Belongs to the methyltransferase superfamily. tRNA (adenine-N(6)-)-methyltransferase family.; KEGG: gfo:GFO_0132 tRNA1Val (adenine37-N6)-methyltransferase), with amino-acid sequence MKAQLLPFFIKNPLKLLSLQPFVFKQFSVHQDQATMKVGTDAVLLGAWASIKNATTILDIGTGTGVISLMLAQRNEKATITAIEIEEKAYQQALFNFQNSKWASRFTMEHISFEDFQPTHSFDCIISNPPFFDNHHFSTNHKRTLARHTSSLSYECLIKKSARLLTKLGLLHVIIPFQSEEHFIQLAQKENLFPTTILRVRGRHHTPLKRSLLTFSFTTTSTQTNELVIEKSRHDYTVDYIDLTKDFYLKM; translated from the coding sequence ATGAAGGCTCAACTTTTACCATTTTTTATAAAAAACCCTCTTAAACTCTTATCATTGCAACCTTTTGTATTCAAACAATTTAGTGTTCATCAAGATCAGGCAACGATGAAAGTAGGAACCGATGCTGTTCTTTTGGGAGCTTGGGCTTCTATTAAAAATGCGACCACAATCCTAGATATTGGAACAGGAACAGGAGTGATCAGTTTAATGTTAGCTCAGCGAAATGAAAAAGCGACCATTACAGCAATTGAAATTGAAGAAAAAGCTTATCAACAAGCTTTATTCAATTTTCAAAACTCCAAATGGGCTTCTCGATTTACAATGGAACATATTTCATTTGAAGATTTTCAACCTACTCACTCCTTTGACTGTATCATCTCAAACCCTCCTTTTTTTGACAACCACCATTTCTCCACAAATCATAAAAGAACACTTGCAAGGCATACTTCTAGTTTATCTTATGAATGTTTAATAAAAAAATCAGCTCGTTTATTAACAAAACTAGGGCTTTTGCATGTCATCATTCCTTTTCAATCCGAAGAGCATTTCATTCAATTAGCTCAAAAAGAAAATCTTTTTCCTACTACTATTTTAAGAGTTCGTGGTCGTCATCATACCCCTTTAAAAAGAAGTCTTTTAACCTTTAGCTTCACTACTACATCAACTCAAACCAATGAATTGGTTATTGAAAAATCAAGACATGATTATACTGTAGATTATATCGATCTTACTAAAGATTTCTATTTAAAAATGTAA